In Planococcus citri chromosome 4, ihPlaCitr1.1, whole genome shotgun sequence, the genomic window CTTATTGGCTTAGCTTAGGTTATTTAAAAGTTGTGTGAACAGTAATATTTCTTTACAAACCTATAAATGTAAGACACAATACAACATGTGACGAATGGTTCTTCAATTCAaaagttatttcaaaaatcaagttgggaaaattgatttctttcttCACGTTGGTGATGGTCCATAGTGACTTCGCTTCTcttcgtttttgaatttcttcatccTTTGAATTTGGAATCAAATTCACAGGTAGTACATATAAAAACACAAACTCGTATTTTGAATTGATGCAAAAAtatgtgcaaaattttagtaaacgaAAGCTTACAATCATGGACAAGTCAATGTGCATAGATGGTGTATCGAATGTGAAATTAAGGGCACACTTTTGAGGATCCCATGGCCAACTATTATATTTGATGTCACATCTTATGTGTGAACTCATTCTCCTCCACCATAAGACAATGCCCCCGAACTGTGTCAACGTGAACACGCCTCTACTAAAAGATTCGTTGTTGAGAAGATACTCTTCTTGAAATAACTCACTGAAAGTGTTAACAACATTGTTTCCTTTCCAATTATTATGATATGTAATTGATTATGGTTAGTTCTTCTAGTAAAGATTATTCCATCACTTGTGTAATGTTAAGCTCGGCTTCCATACTGAATCACGAACGACGTCAAGCTCATATCTAAGTTTTATAAGTTTCTTAGGTACCCAGTCCACTCGTTCATCTACCCAATACTGTCGAATGCATGCATATCTATCATATTATTATGATCGATTGAATAGAAAACCagaaggttgaaattttatgtGTTTCCAGTTTGACCtgacatactcgtacttacggtaaagtaaaacaaaaaaagaaaaaagaatatcCTTACCCAATATAGTCTTCCATTTAATAGAAGTATTCCATCTTCGATATTCTATAATaaattgaattacatatttcaGTTTAATTTTCATCTCAAGATCGCTTTTAAATAGACATGCATAAAATCTTACAAAATCAACGTATGTAATCTGTATTCTCGCTGTGGGTAAAATAGCTTCAGAAGGAGGTAAACGCAAACTAGGGTTTGAAAACAAATAACAGTGCGCTTCATCACGTTTGCtgcctgttgaaaaaaatcgatattagAAAATAATCGTCTCGAGAGCTAAGGGTATTTTTGAGACGGGTCCTTTGATGCTCGTTGACTCGTATCGAGCTCaaagagctaaaatttggctcaATGATCGAGCATTTCGTTCATCTAAGCCTCACAAGCATTGCTCTGCTGCCTCCAGAGTCAGATTTACTCAGCAAGAAgaactcttgaaaaattatagcaAAAAAGTCGAAGACTCgaggtcaaaaattattctttttggTTTGGAATTacgcttttgattttttgttattattttttgttgttatacCTTACAAACAAATATTATGCACAAACTTGGGTATGAGATGCATTGTGTGGAGTTATAAACGTCAATATTTCTGCGCAGTTCGATGATAATCGATATTAAATCATACGAGTTCGATCCATAGGTGCTATCTTTCAGTACCTTCTTATAGTCTTGAACTATCCATGGTGATTCGATACTTGAATTTAAACTCTATAAAAATGTTACTCATTAAAATCAGCTTAATTTGTAGACTGGGAGTTTCATTTCATACCTACCCATACTAATAATGTACTTACAGGCGCTGAATTGTTGCAAAGCTGATGGGGTGAAGATTCAGTTTGATTATGAATGTTGAATAAGATATCTACAGGGTTGGTTTTAACATCAAGCTGACAAGTATGATTAAACCATGGTCTATTTTTTATAATGATAGGGCATCTTGCTTGAATGCTGACGGAT contains:
- the LOC135842724 gene encoding uncharacterized protein LOC135842724 is translated as MIYGQKLVKFVVFQILVTTTYYTNGYDCRTGVAGNSSENLRCRLFSNYSSTLKDDSLNDYFQIFDLKIFYADIDVSGIFQLIGDVKAIWEDDQLTWKPIEYNNTYSLDIRNNYQQIWKPEFTLINYVFRENNPLFNSGDYSITVWHNGTVTYCARSVSIQARCPIIIKNRPWFNHTCQLDVKTNPVDILFNIHNQTESSPHQLCNNSAPSLNSSIESPWIVQDYKKVLKDSTYGSNSYDLISIIIELRRNIDVYNSTQCISYPSSKRDEAHCYLFSNPSLRLPPSEAILPTARIQITYVDFNIEDGILLLNGRLYWYWVDERVDWVPKKLIKLRYELDVVRDSVWKPSLTLHNELFQEEYLLNNESFSRGVFTLTQFGGIVLWWRRMSSHIRCDIKYNSWPWDPQKCALNFTFDTPSMHIDLSMIDEEIQKRREAKSLWTITNVKKEINFPNLIFEITFELKNHSSHVVLCLTFIALSVLTLTSFLISPMSTIKLASKITSLLLLVIFITMMMNSIPNFAVRAPNFLIGFVVLLLTVGISSCITAYIVQLAIKSQSYHPSLIMKSTNSDENKSFNDAVEATVSEDITQTEDEYVSEDSLSKKTQDEWLKIASFIEYSSFAISLIVALILTMSLII